In the genome of Triticum urartu cultivar G1812 chromosome 5, Tu2.1, whole genome shotgun sequence, one region contains:
- the LOC125506926 gene encoding BRD4-interacting chromatin-remodeling complex-associated protein-like, with protein MDFGNIRKNKGCHRAIAGLDRTGQGKESFPSSTKWKRRRIPLPLAPPLLVSFPVTTLPHSVTPHEPSRLRPSHACAALASRRQAPYTLHGGLLLPPRSGQIPPRAPTSSQPRAPAAFLSALRLPSSPASGRLIPRAPAAFLPALRSPPFLTSGRLPPRAPASSLPRLRSPSSPRSGRLPPRDLSTFTPRDTSAAPPAPNPSVCELGDWDALLAAVSLMAVSGGSEEGVRRDLVVLVSDYCQVLMAVRWMINYRNYWCVRDGPNVVNKKEFNSSLFERIEKRCLEGGE; from the exons ATGGATTTCGGAAACATCCGAAAAAACAAAGGATGCCACAGGGCTATAGCAGGCCTAGACCGAACTGGGCAAGGGAAGGAATCGTTCCCTTCTTCCACCAAGTGGAAGAGGAGAAGGATTCCCCTTCCTTTGGCGCCTCCTCTCCTTGTCTCCTTCCCTGTAACCACCCTGCCTCACTCGGTCACTCCCCACGAACCCAGCCGCCTACGTCCCTCCCATGCCTGCGCAGCCCTTGCCTCGCGCCGGCAAGCGCCATACACCCTGCACGGCGGCCTCCTCCTTCCCCCGCGCTCCGGTCAAATTCCTCCTCGCGCGCCGACCTCCTCCCAACCCCGCGCTCCGGCCGCCTTCCTCTCCGCGCTCCGGCTGCCTTCCTCCCCTGCCTCCGGTCGCCTTATTCCCCGTGCTCCGGCCGCCTTCCTCCCTGCGCTCCGATCTCCTCCCTTCCTCACCtccggccgcctccctccccgCGCTCCGGCCTCCTCCCTCCCCCGCCTCCGGTCACCTTCCTCCCCACGCTCCGGCCGACTTCCTCCCCGAGATTTGTCCACCTTCACCCCCCGAGATACCAGCGCCGCACCGCCGGCGCCCAACCCCTCCGTCTGCGAGCTAGGGGACTGGGACGCCCTCCTCGCCGCGGTGTCCCTGATGGCCGTCAGCGGCGGAAGCGAGGAGGGGGTCCGTCGGGACCTTGTCGTGCTCGTCTCAGATTACTGTCAAG TGCTAATGGCAGTACGATGGATGATAAACTACAGAAATTATTGGTGTGTGCGTGATGGTCCAAATGTTGTGAATAAGAAGGAATTTAATTCTTCGCTATTTGAAAGGATCGAGAAAAGGTGTCTAGaagggggtgaatag